A single Bdellovibrio sp. ArHS DNA region contains:
- a CDS encoding histidine phosphatase family protein, with protein sequence MLKTLHLFRHGQTDWNALRRIQGHTDIPLNAEGQSQARGLQAYFDENPVDLFAASDLSRAQETARIANSVLVKPLHISVGLREVYLGDLEGLTLQEAHEKFGMESWQKWTSTDPAHLDFCFPNAESPRQSILRFTQALTDFCCQHSFSSAGVCTHGLVMRRFLHSLRPELQELLPIPNCVVYKVAWDSDKNVFYFNS encoded by the coding sequence ATGTTAAAGACCCTGCATCTTTTTCGTCATGGACAGACTGATTGGAACGCCCTACGTCGTATCCAGGGCCATACTGACATTCCCCTGAATGCGGAAGGCCAAAGCCAGGCGCGAGGCCTTCAGGCTTATTTTGACGAAAACCCGGTGGATTTATTTGCCGCCAGCGATCTTTCCCGGGCACAGGAAACCGCCCGCATCGCCAACTCCGTTTTAGTCAAACCCTTGCATATCTCCGTCGGTTTGCGTGAAGTCTATCTTGGCGACCTAGAAGGACTCACTTTGCAGGAAGCGCACGAAAAATTTGGCATGGAATCTTGGCAAAAATGGACATCCACAGATCCGGCGCATTTGGATTTCTGTTTTCCGAATGCAGAAAGCCCCCGGCAATCGATCCTGCGTTTCACCCAGGCTTTGACGGATTTCTGCTGTCAGCATAGCTTTTCTAGTGCTGGTGTTTGTACTCACGGCCTGGTGATGCGACGATTTCTCCACAGCCTTCGACCAGAGCTCCAAGAGCTTTTGCCCATTCCCAACTGCGTGGTTTACAAAGTGGCTTGGGATTCTGATAAAAATGTATTCTATTTCAATTCGTAA